A genome region from Microcella alkaliphila includes the following:
- a CDS encoding YybH family protein yields MSSTTAAAPLTEAEVTAAAARIVDAFARTDTNAYFAEFDPAATFVFHPEASRLDSRADYEKLWASWLAEGWRVVSCVSNEPLVQLLGETAIFTHTVTTTAGVPGGDATTLERETIVFQRQTDGSVLAVHEHLSTAPTT; encoded by the coding sequence ATGTCGAGCACGACCGCCGCCGCACCGCTGACGGAAGCAGAGGTCACCGCCGCGGCCGCTCGCATCGTCGACGCCTTCGCCCGCACCGACACGAACGCCTACTTTGCCGAGTTCGATCCCGCGGCGACGTTCGTGTTTCACCCCGAAGCGTCCCGCCTCGACAGTCGAGCCGACTATGAGAAGCTCTGGGCGAGCTGGCTCGCCGAGGGGTGGCGGGTGGTCTCGTGCGTGAGCAATGAACCGCTCGTTCAGCTGCTCGGTGAGACGGCGATCTTCACGCACACGGTCACGACGACAGCGGGCGTGCCCGGAGGCGACGCGACAACCCTCGAGCGCGAGACGATCGTGTTCCAGCGCCAGACAGACGGCAGCGTGCTCGCCGTGCACGAACACCTGTCGACGGCCCCCACGACCTGA